Proteins encoded within one genomic window of Vulgatibacter sp.:
- a CDS encoding HEAT repeat domain-containing protein, whose product MNTSGLSQGEQERIAAIDRIVASESDPVGPLLERLDEKSWAVRRAVVAALASLGDAAVPPLCNLLRSSRDDEARIAAAVDALVASVGDADRCVAGLAGDPNPAVAADAAQILGRRRSRSEVPTLVQLIDHEDDNVAVAAIEALGRIGGRAAVDSLIRAVGSGNFFRVFPAVDVLGRSGDPRAVAPLAGLAENPVYGSEAVRSLGRTGERQAVAPLAALICKRSDAAVRLGAVALAELAQRHYERYGDPAVIDDAVRLATPAAPATRRLAQVLPEAESGEQVAICRLLGVLGGEHAVAALTQQLDAPSPVSEAAAAALKRLGRESDQPLLLALREGDSARRRVLLPLVSRATAADEVVRCLGDPDATVRALAADALARLGNPALVPALFPLLADENPRVAQAAAGAIQSLGSPLTEKLALEAARSGEARVRRAALRILGYFGYASALPVFEAALRDPDPRLREAALQGLAYIDEPRALEALLEAARDEEDRTRALAMRSLGQVTEDLRVTSYLLRGLADRDPWVRYYACQALGRQGVEVAARPIAERLDDDAGQVRVAAVDALSHLQTPLASEALRRAARSADPDVCRAALIGLGIRRERDALGILLERSRDTDAATRLVAISAMADFSGDEVEEALATAARDEEESVRTAAVGFLAARPGKSATLRLVGMAGVAPVRELVDAGLSVPVEGRVEGIVEALADADDELAPRLVSALLRMRLPDAGALLRRVAGLPNAPARKAAMGALASIGEREVLQTAAASDVDPEVRRIATLLLSD is encoded by the coding sequence ATGAATACGTCGGGACTCTCCCAGGGGGAGCAGGAACGAATCGCGGCGATCGATCGCATCGTCGCCTCGGAGAGCGATCCGGTCGGCCCACTCCTCGAGCGGCTGGACGAGAAGAGCTGGGCGGTGCGCCGCGCGGTGGTGGCGGCGCTGGCGAGCCTCGGTGACGCCGCCGTGCCCCCGCTCTGCAATCTCCTCCGGAGCTCGCGCGACGACGAAGCGCGCATCGCCGCCGCCGTCGACGCCCTGGTGGCTTCGGTGGGCGATGCGGATCGCTGCGTGGCGGGACTGGCCGGCGACCCCAACCCGGCGGTTGCAGCGGACGCCGCGCAGATCCTCGGGAGGCGCAGGAGCCGGAGTGAGGTGCCGACCCTCGTCCAGCTCATCGACCACGAGGACGACAACGTGGCGGTGGCGGCGATCGAGGCGCTCGGACGCATCGGCGGCAGGGCCGCCGTCGACTCCCTCATCCGCGCCGTGGGCAGCGGCAACTTCTTCCGGGTATTCCCCGCCGTCGACGTGCTCGGGCGGAGCGGCGATCCGCGCGCGGTGGCGCCGCTGGCCGGCCTCGCCGAGAACCCGGTCTACGGCAGCGAAGCGGTGCGCTCCCTGGGCAGGACCGGCGAAAGACAGGCGGTGGCGCCCCTCGCTGCGCTGATCTGCAAGCGCTCCGACGCAGCCGTCCGCCTGGGGGCGGTGGCCCTCGCCGAGCTGGCGCAGCGCCATTACGAGCGCTACGGCGACCCCGCCGTCATCGACGACGCGGTGCGCCTGGCGACGCCGGCGGCCCCGGCGACCCGGCGCCTCGCGCAGGTGCTGCCGGAGGCGGAGTCGGGCGAGCAGGTCGCGATCTGCAGGCTCCTCGGCGTCCTCGGCGGCGAGCATGCGGTGGCGGCCCTGACCCAGCAGCTCGACGCGCCGAGCCCGGTCTCCGAAGCAGCGGCAGCTGCACTCAAGCGCCTCGGCAGGGAATCCGACCAGCCCCTCCTGCTCGCGCTGCGCGAAGGAGACTCGGCCCGCCGCCGCGTCCTTCTCCCACTGGTGAGCCGGGCGACCGCAGCGGACGAGGTCGTGCGCTGCCTCGGCGATCCGGACGCCACGGTCCGGGCGCTGGCGGCGGATGCCCTCGCCCGGCTCGGAAATCCCGCCTTGGTCCCCGCCCTCTTTCCGCTCCTCGCCGACGAGAATCCCCGCGTGGCGCAGGCTGCCGCTGGCGCGATCCAATCCCTCGGCAGCCCGCTCACCGAGAAGCTGGCCCTGGAGGCGGCGCGCTCCGGCGAAGCCCGCGTCCGCAGGGCAGCGTTGCGCATCCTCGGCTATTTCGGCTACGCGTCGGCGCTGCCGGTCTTCGAGGCGGCGCTGCGCGATCCCGATCCCCGGCTGCGGGAGGCTGCGCTGCAGGGTCTCGCCTACATCGACGAGCCGCGTGCCCTCGAGGCGCTGCTCGAGGCCGCCCGCGACGAGGAGGACAGGACCCGCGCCCTCGCCATGCGCTCGCTGGGGCAGGTGACCGAGGACCTGCGCGTCACCTCCTATCTCCTCCGCGGTCTCGCCGATCGGGATCCCTGGGTTCGCTACTACGCCTGCCAGGCCCTGGGCCGGCAGGGAGTCGAGGTCGCGGCGCGCCCGATCGCGGAGCGACTCGACGACGATGCGGGACAGGTGCGGGTCGCCGCCGTCGACGCCCTCTCCCACCTGCAGACGCCCCTGGCCAGCGAGGCCTTGCGCCGCGCCGCGCGATCCGCGGATCCGGACGTGTGCAGGGCGGCGCTCATCGGCCTCGGGATCCGGCGAGAGCGCGACGCGCTCGGCATCCTCCTCGAGCGGAGCCGCGACACCGATGCCGCGACGCGCCTCGTGGCGATCTCGGCCATGGCCGATTTCTCGGGCGACGAGGTGGAGGAGGCCCTCGCCACCGCGGCGCGGGACGAGGAGGAGAGCGTGCGCACCGCCGCGGTCGGATTCCTCGCTGCCCGTCCGGGCAAGAGCGCCACCTTGCGCCTCGTGGGAATGGCTGGCGTGGCGCCGGTGCGCGAACTCGTCGACGCGGGCCTCTCGGTTCCGGTGGAGGGCCGCGTCGAGGGGATCGTCGAGGCGCTCGCCGATGCCGATGACGAGTTGGCGCCGCGGCTCGTCTCGGCGCTCCTCCGCATGAGGCTGCCCGACGCAGGCGCCCTGCTCCGCCGTGTCGCGGGCCTTCCCAACGCCCCGGCGCGGAAGGCCGCGATGGGCGCGCTGGCCAGCATCGGCGAGCGGGAGGTGCTGCAGACCGCCGCGGCGAGCGACGTCGACCCCGAGGTGCGCCGGATCGCCACCCTGCTCCTCTCGGATTGA
- a CDS encoding CheR family methyltransferase codes for MDLPLSPQVFAIFSALIEERSGLHYGLQERELLSDKLTTRAIEAGFTSLLDYYYFLRYDADSGPEFEQLVDALVVGETYFFREWDQVVALVDRELASLARDRKVRIWSAACSTGEEPLSLAMLLEDRGLLDRAEIVASDISGRALARAKRGVYSRRALRQVPERHLVERWLEVHPDEIRIDRSLIDRIDWRRINLLDDAAVGSIGTVDAILCRNVLIYFRDDVITQVVDRLASALRPGGVLAVGVSESLLRFGTRLACEERGGFFFYRRT; via the coding sequence GTGGACCTTCCCCTCTCGCCACAGGTCTTCGCGATCTTCTCCGCTCTCATCGAGGAGCGGAGCGGCCTCCACTACGGCCTGCAGGAACGCGAGCTGCTGTCCGACAAGCTCACCACGCGCGCCATCGAGGCGGGCTTCACCTCGCTCCTCGACTACTATTACTTCCTCCGCTACGACGCCGACAGCGGACCCGAGTTCGAGCAGCTCGTCGACGCGCTCGTGGTCGGGGAGACCTATTTCTTCCGCGAGTGGGACCAGGTCGTCGCGCTGGTCGATCGTGAGCTCGCGTCCCTGGCGCGGGATCGCAAGGTGCGGATCTGGTCCGCTGCCTGCTCCACCGGCGAGGAACCGCTCTCCCTGGCGATGCTGCTCGAGGATCGCGGGCTGCTCGATCGGGCGGAGATCGTGGCGAGCGACATCAGCGGCAGGGCGCTGGCCCGGGCGAAGCGCGGGGTCTACAGCCGCCGTGCGCTGCGGCAGGTCCCCGAACGGCACCTCGTCGAGCGCTGGCTCGAGGTCCATCCCGACGAGATCCGCATCGATCGCTCCCTCATCGATCGGATCGATTGGCGCCGGATCAACCTGCTCGACGACGCAGCGGTCGGCTCGATCGGCACGGTGGACGCCATCCTCTGCCGCAACGTCCTCATCTACTTCCGGGACGACGTGATCACGCAGGTGGTCGACCGGCTCGCGTCGGCGCTGCGCCCGGGTGGCGTGCTCGCGGTCGGCGTCTCGGAATCGCTCCTCCGCTTCGGTACCCGGCTCGCCTGCGAGGAGCGCGGCGGCTTCTTCTTCTACCGGAGGACATGA
- the cheB gene encoding chemotaxis-specific protein-glutamate methyltransferase CheB, producing the protein MMIRVVVVDDSAFARKVMRQILGSAADIEVVDIARDGLEALERIDELQPDVVTLDLVMPHLDGIGVLRALQGKAGPRAVVVSTSDAESELGIEALELGAVDVVAKPTALATDRLFEIREDLLEKVRAAAGARPLVATTEEPLPLPAVSERIELVAVGTSTGGPPALTRFLSGLPRELPVPVVIALHIPAGFTEALARRLNGLCAIEVCEAADGMELAPGRAVIAPGGRQLHVRRKGGRLVARIDDEPVGTAHKPSVDVLFSSVAEAVGPAALGLVLTGMGDDGLAGSRALAAAGATLLTESPESCVVYGMPRVVSEAGLSAGSAPIDAMARLVLSRL; encoded by the coding sequence ATGATGATCCGCGTCGTCGTCGTGGACGACTCCGCCTTCGCCCGCAAGGTGATGCGCCAGATCCTGGGCAGCGCCGCGGACATCGAGGTAGTGGACATCGCCCGGGACGGACTCGAAGCGCTCGAGCGGATCGACGAGCTGCAGCCCGACGTCGTCACCCTCGACCTGGTGATGCCCCACCTCGACGGCATCGGCGTCCTCCGGGCGCTGCAGGGCAAGGCGGGCCCGCGGGCCGTGGTGGTGAGCACCTCCGACGCGGAGAGCGAGCTGGGCATCGAGGCCCTCGAGCTCGGCGCGGTGGACGTGGTCGCCAAGCCCACCGCGCTCGCCACCGACCGCCTCTTCGAGATCCGCGAGGACCTGCTCGAGAAGGTGCGCGCCGCCGCAGGGGCCAGGCCGCTCGTCGCCACGACCGAAGAGCCGCTCCCGCTGCCGGCGGTTTCGGAGCGGATCGAGCTGGTGGCGGTGGGTACCTCCACCGGCGGGCCCCCTGCCCTGACCCGCTTTCTCTCCGGCCTTCCCCGGGAGTTGCCGGTGCCGGTGGTGATCGCCCTCCACATTCCCGCGGGATTCACCGAGGCCCTCGCCCGCAGGCTGAACGGTCTCTGTGCCATCGAGGTCTGCGAGGCTGCCGACGGCATGGAGCTCGCACCGGGACGGGCGGTGATCGCCCCGGGCGGCAGGCAGCTCCACGTCCGACGCAAGGGCGGCCGCCTCGTCGCCCGCATCGACGACGAGCCCGTGGGGACCGCGCACAAGCCCTCCGTCGACGTGCTCTTCTCGTCGGTGGCGGAGGCGGTCGGGCCCGCTGCCCTCGGCCTGGTCCTCACCGGCATGGGCGACGACGGCCTGGCCGGCTCCAGGGCGCTGGCAGCAGCAGGCGCCACCCTGCTCACCGAGTCGCCGGAGAGCTGCGTCGTCTATGGAATGCCGCGGGTGGTCTCCGAAGCAGGCCTCTCCGCGGGCTCGGCCCCGATCGATGCGATGGCCCGGCTCGTCCTCTCCCGCCTCTGA